Part of the Sulfuricella denitrificans skB26 genome is shown below.
CCAGAAGAGCGGACCAAAGACGTCTATGTGGTTTCCTCTGACACGCTGGTTGAAACCCCAGTCGTGGTCGGCATCATCACCAGCACGCTGAGCAAGATCAACAACGCCGCGAAGCAGAAAGGCCTGCCCATATATGGTGAGCAAGTGTACCCAGCCATGGACGAAACTTTCTGGGTAAACCTCATTGGCAAAGGCTACCCAGCCCCCACCCGCCAGTTCCGCTGGTGCACCGAGCGCATGAAAATCAATCCTGTTAGTCAGTTTATCCTCGGCAAGGTGGCAAAATTCGGCGAAGTCGTCGTTGTCTTGGGCTCCCGCTTGGCAGAAAGCAACTCCCGCGCCCAAGTCATGCGCAAGCACAAGATTGAAGGACGGCGTTTATCAAAACACAGCAGCCTACCCAGCGCGTACGTCTACACGCCTATTGAAGACTGGTCTGCTGACGACGTCTGGGAATTTCTGCTTACCGGCAAAGCCCCATGGGGAGGCGACCACCAAGCGCTGTTCGAACTCTATAAAGACTCTAATGCTGGCGAATGCCCGCTTGTGATCGACACCAGCACCCCCTCATGCGGCAACTCCCGCTTTGGCTGCTGGGTCTGTACCGTCGTCACCAAAGACAAAGCCATGGATGGTCTGATCGAAAGCGGTCATGACTGGCTTAAGCCGCTTCAGCGTTTCCGTAATAAGATCTACGACACCACGCTTCCGGAAAACAAAAATACATTCCGAAATTTCAAGCGTCGCACTGGGAAAATTACCAGTACCCCAACTAGGGTCGAGGGTGTCGCAGAAGACATTAAGCACATACCCGGCCCCTACTGGCTATCCTTCCGCAAAGAACTGTTGAAGGATCTCCTCGAAGCTCAAAAACTTGTTCAGCAAACGGATCCGGATATCCAGCTCATCACCAAGGAAGAACTCGAAGAAATTCGCAAGAAATGGGTCCAGGACCCCAATGAACCAGACTGGGAAGACAGCCTGCCGAGCATCTATCGGGAGATCATCGGCAAGGATCTCGACTGGGCAACCAGCGATGCCGGCGCCTTCACCAAGCTCGACGCCGATCTACTCGCCGAACTGGAAGACAAACACAAAGTGCCGGCAGCGCTGATAATGAAGCTCATCGAGCTTGAACTCTCCATGGATGGTCTCAGCAAACGCTCAGCCATCTTTGATCGCATCGGAACCATCCTCAAGCAGGATTGGGGCACCTTCGAAGAGATCATGGCCAAGCACCGTGTTTGTACCAAGACCATGAGCCATCTCGACAATGAAGAAGAGCAGCTCAAGAAGCAATATGAAGAATTTGAGAGCCTAAAATTCCATGCTGATTAAAAAACTCACCCTCTGTGACTTTGGCCTCTTCCAGGGGCAACACGAAATCGATCTCGCACCGCGGCAAAAATACGGTGCCACGCGGCCCATCGTCCTGTTCGGAGGTCTCAACGGTGCCGGCAAGACAACCATTCTCACAGCTATCCGCCTTGCCATCTATGGCCGTCAAGCAATCGGCTATGGCACAACCCAAAAGGCCTATGAGGAATACCTTAACTCCAAGATCCACCGGGTCCGCAATGCGCTGGTCGAACCGAGTGGTGCTCATGTCATCCTAGAGTTCATCTACTACAAACTCGGCACCCCGATCAAATATGAAGTGCGCCGCTCCTGGGTAATCTCAGGCAAACAAATCAAAGAAACGCTTACCATCTTCCAGGACGGAAAAGTCATTTCTGATTTCACCTCTGAGCAATGCCAAGCATTCCTCAATGAACTCATTCCCTTGGGCGTATCCGACCTCTTCTTCTTCGACGGTGAGAAAATCGCCAGCCTGGCTGAGGATGGTGGTGACGTTGCACTACGTGACGCCATCCGCAAGCTTCTGGGTCTGGATATCATCGAACGCCTCAAAAGCGACCTTCACCTCTACGTTCGCCGGCAAACCAACAATGCCCTGCCAGAAGACAGCAAGGCGCAACTCGAACAACTGGATACCGAGTACAAACAAGCGAAGGAACGCATCCAGGAAGCAGAAAGAAAAGCTGCCCAGGAAATCCGCCACAAAATCGCCGAGTCCGAGGCGCAACTCTATAAACTCGAAGAAAGTCTCGCTTCAAAAGGAGGTGCCTGGGCAGTCTCACGCGGAACGCTCAAGAATCGCCGTGAACAGCTCATTACAAAAAAGAAAGCTCTGGAGGCCGAGGTCCGGGATGCGCTCAACGAACTCTACCCCCTGAGCCTCGCTTCGAAACTCCTCAGCCAGCTCAACAGCCAGATCAATCTTGAACGTCAATTCAAGGAATGGGACGTGATCGCCACAGCGATCACACAACGTATTGAAACCCTGAAAACCACCGTCAAGAAATACGTTCCCGAGGTTTCAAACACTCAGGCAATCCAGGAAATTAACCACCTATTCCAGGATCTCACCGTCCGGCCTGACGACCTGAAAAACGTAAAACTAGTCCACGACCTGTCCAGCAAAGACTACGGTCAGCTTGAAGCCTGGATCCACGGGGCCCTCACCACTGCGGTCGCAGAAATGAAGGCCCGCAAAACAAAACTTCACCAGGTAGATGAAGAACTGGCCAATATCAGCGTTCAGATCGACCGTGCTCCAGACGAAAGCGCGCTCAAGGCCGACCTGGATGCCATCAAGAAAAAAAACACTGAAATCGTTACGCTCAAGGTCGAGCACAATCACGTGCTAGAACAGGGCCGTAGGGAAACCTGGAAAGCAATCGAACTGGTCCGCAAGATGCGGAAACTGGAAGAAGCGCTGGAGCAAGGCAGCGACGAAAACGTCGGGGTCCTTCTAGCTAAGAACAGTCGTGAAGTCCTCGCAGACTTCAGCAGCGAAATGACTAAACGCAAGATCGAAAAGCTCGAGCAAGAATTCGCCGCCACCTTTTCGCGTCTGGCCCGCAAAGACGACGCCATCGTCAGCGCCAAGATTGACCCGGCAAACTTCGAAGTCCACCTCAGCAACAAGAAGGGCCAGAGTATCCCAAAAAATGACCTCTCAGCCGGTGAAAAACAAATCTACGCCATTGCCATGCTGGAAGCCCTCGCTCATACGTCTGGCCGAAAGCTCCCCATCATCATCGACACACCTCTGGGAAGACTAGACAGCCACCATCGCGGCAAACTCGTAGATAACTACTTCCCTAGGGCTAGCCATCAGGTCATCATCCTATCTACCGATACCGAGGTAGACGCCAAGTTCTACCAGGGCTTGAGCTCCCATATTTCCCACTCATATCACATCCGCTACGATGCGATTGAAGGCTGCTCCAGCCTTGAAGAAGGTTACTTCTGGAAGTCACTAGATAACGAGGAGGGCGCCCATGTTGCCTAACCGCCTACACATTAGCAAACACGCCACAGACACGCTAAAGCAGATCAAAGGTCGAACCGGCGTCACTCCCAACATCCTCTGCCGGATGGCCCTCACCCTCTCACTCGAAGAAGGCCACGAACCCAACCCTGATACCGTCGATCTTACCGGTCAAGAGTTCAATCTTGCCACCCTCCTCGGTGATGCCGCCCTGGTCTACGAAAGCCTCCTAAAACAAGCCCACGGCGACCTCACCCCCAAGCAAGCCCAACAAATGCTAGCAGGGCACATTGATAACGGCGTGGGAAAAATTAAGCACGCTAAGAATGTAGGCGATCTCATCTAACCATGGGCTGTCCCTTCTGCAAACCAGAAGAAGTCGTCCTCAGTAGTGAACTCGCCTACGTAAAAGTGGACAAATTCCCCGTTTCTCCTGGCCATCTCCTCATCGTTCCAAAACGACATGAGGCCAACTACTTTGACCTTAGCCAAGAAGAACAACACGCCATCATCAGTCTTATTGGTGAAGCCAAAACTTACCTAGAACACCTCCGAAAACCGGATGGCTACAACATCGGCATCAACATAGGCACTCCGGCAGGCCAAACTGTCATGCACGCCCACTGCCATCTCATACCACGCTACTTCGGCGACCTTGAAGATCCACGTGGTGGAGTGCGAGGTGTTATACTGGATAAACGAATCTATTGAACTGGAGGAACGATGTATACCGTTATTACAGAAAACGACGTCTCATCCTGGGAAGATCAAACTGGCATCGCCTACCATTTCCCAAAACGGTATGCGAAATTCCTCCAGCCGGGAGCCAAGGTTGTTAATCAGCGTGCAAAACTGACCAGGAAACCGGGGTAAACAGCGTCCAAATTTGACCACCCCGGTTGTGCCATTATCTGGCCTTTTGGCTGGAGCAACCTGGAGTGATATGCATGGAAACCATCGGCAAGATACGCCGCACAAGATCAAGGGCGAGAGCATCAGCGCAATAGCCCGCGACCTCAACCTGTCCCGCAATACCGTCAAGAAATACCTGAATGCCGAGGTCGATCCGGTTTATCAGCGAGAGCGGCAACCGGCACCTAAACTGGGCGAGCTCCAGCCTGTGTTGGAAACCTGGCTGGAACAAGACAGTCAGCGCCCCAAACGAGAACGCCGCACCGCCCAGCGCCTGTTCGAAGACCTGCAACGGGAAGGCTACGCCGGTGCCTACGACAGCGTGCAGCGCCTTGTGAAACACTGGAAGACACAGCGTCCCGGCGCAAGCCAGGACGCCTTTGTCCCCCTCGTGTTTGCCGCTGGCGACGCCTGCCAGTTCGACTGGAGCCACGAACATGTGATCCTGGGTGGGGTAGCCCAAGTCGTGAAGCTCGCCCACTTCCGCCTTTCCCATAGCCGCCAGATGTTTCTGGCAGCCTATCCCCGCGAATCCCAGGAGATGGTGTTCGATGCCCATAACCGCGCCTTCGCCTTCTTCGGCGGAGTGCCTGTCCGAATGATTTACGACAACCCCAAGACCATCGTGGAATCCATCTTCAGCGGCAAAGATCGCCAGTTCAATCGTCGCTTCCTGGCGCTCGCCAGCCATTACCTGTTCGAGCCGGTGGCCTGCACGCCTGCTTCTGGATGGGAGAAGGAGCAAGTGGAGAACCAGGTCGGCAATGTGCGGGAATGGCTGTTCACCCCCATCCTACGCTTCGACGCTTTGGCGGAGTTGAACGCATGGCTGGAAACCCGTTGTACGGAGTTAGCCAATCGTCCCCATCCCACATGGAAGGAGCGCCCCATAGCGGAGGTGTTCGCCGAGGAACAACCTCGTCTTCGGCCGATCACGATGCCCTTCGACGGTTACTTCGAGCAAACCCTCAGGGTGTCTTCCACCTGCCTGGTGAGCTATGACCGCAACCGCTACAGCGTGCCGGCTGAGCATGCCGGGCAGCGGATATCCTTACGGGCGAACGCGAACCGTATCCGGGTGGTAGCGGACGGCAAACTCATTGCCGAACATGCCCGCCACTTCGGGCGAGAACGGCTGATTCTTGACCCTTGGCACTACCTGTCTGTGCTGGAGAAGAAACCCGGCGCATTACGCAATGGGGCGCCGTTCCAGGATTGGGCCTTGCCAGCCGCCATTGGCGCCGTGAAGGATAAGCTACTCAAATCGCCCCAGGGCGACCGGGCTTTCGTGGAAGTGTTGCTGGCGATGCGCCAGTACGGCGCCGATATGGTGACCGTGGCATGCGAACTGGCGCTGGAGGAAGGCATCGTGACCACTCCTGTCATTCTCAACCACATGCACCGATTACTATCTCCCGCCAAACCCGAACCGATCACCGTTTCCACCGCGCTAATGCTGGCTATCGAACCCGTAGCCGATTGCACTCGTTACGACAGCCTGCGCGGAGGTGTGCCATGCTGGCTGAACTGACCCAGCGCCTCAAGGCGCTGCATCTCTACGGCATGGCGGCGGAACTGACGGAGATGGGGGTGGAGCGCTCCAGGAAACCCGAAGCGCCGGAGGTGTGGCTCCAGCGGCTGGTCGAGGCGGAGACCGTGGATCACCACGCCCGTTCCTTGCGCTACCAGTTGCACGTGGCGAAGTTCCCGGTCCATCGTGACCTGGAAAGTTTCCAGTGGTCGGAGTCCCCTCTGCTTGAGCAGCAGATTCGGCAATTGGCCTGCGGCGCCTTCATGGAGGCGGCGCACAACCTGATTCTGGTGGGCGGAACCGGAACGGGCAAGACTCATATGGCTACCGCGCTAGGCGTATCGGCGATCCATGCCGGGAAACGGGTGCGCTTCTACAATGCGGTGGATCTGGTGAACCAACTGGAGAAGGAGAAAGCTCAAGGCCGTGCAGGCGCTCTGGCGCGGCAGCTGACCCAGATGGATGGGGTGATCCTGGATGAGCTGGGCTATTTGCCGTTCCCGGAATCCGGTGGCGCCTTGCTGTTCCACCTGATCAGCCAGCTCTACGAGCGCACTAGCCTGATCATCACTACCAACCTCAGCTTCGGGGAGTGGGTGCAGGTCTTCGGCGATGCCAAGATGACCACGGCGCTGCTCGACCGTATCACTCACCACTGCGACATCCTGGAAACCGGAAACGATTCCTTCCGCTTCAAACAGCGCAAGAAGCCAGCTTAAAACCCTGGTCAAAATTGGACGCTGATGGGTGGTCAAATTTGAACGCTGATTGACACATCAGTTCGTGTCGTTTCGATTCCCAGTGGGTCATTCCGTCATGGTTTATTTTGTCGGATGGTCTAGGATATTAATCAGGAAATAATGATTCGTCTCCATGTTGCTTTGAGTGATTTGACAGCGCACGGTGAACGGGTTCATTCTCTGTTAGCCGAGGTTTTTCAGAAGAGTGAACTCATGATTACCCGCATCTGGTTCGTTGTCCTTTCCAGTCTTTTGCTCGGGGCGTGCGCAACGTCGCCCCAGGGTCGTATGCAGGTGGCCGTGCCGTCCTCGGTAAGTGCTGTTCATTCTGAGATGGGTATGCACCTGAATCTCGCCGCTGCGGCAGATACTCCTTCACCCTGCGCAGGGGTGGAGTGCAGGCTTGATCGTGCTTTCGATCAGAGGGTTCAGCGGCTGGGTACTCGTCTTGCGCAATCGGCTTTTGAAATTTACCCTGATCTCACTGAGAGATTCAGCCAGTTTGAGTTCGTTATTGCCGAAAAAGCCGAACCGGGGAGTGCATCCTGCGCAACCGGTACGGTGGTGATTTTCCGCGGTGTGCAAAAGCTGCGTCTTGATGAAGAGGCTTTGGCTTTCTTGATCGCTCGCGAGATGGGGCATGTAATCAGCCGTCATCATGACGAGGATTCAGCAACCAGTATCCTGTTTTCCATCGCTGCCCAAGTGTTGTTTCCGGTCGCCAACCTTATTCGCGGCTCCGCTGTTTTGATACAGTCAGCTACGGCGATGGCAACAGCCTCATCAGCGGCTTCGTTTGTCGGTTCCCGGATAATGATAGAGAGTTACAAACTCGATCAATTGCATGAGGCCGATGCCGTTGCCCTGGACTTGCTGGCTAGCCTGGGGTGGAACAGGGGTGAAATTGCCGATGCACTAGCTACCAGCACGCAGACTGTTGGTGACGACAGATGGTCGAAGGATCTTCAGCTTTCCGCCAGAGGGGTCGTTAGATTGGCTGAAAATTAATTTCGGCTTTGCTCCTGGGGTTAACCATTTGAATTCACTGTTTTTACGATATCATGAGGAAAGTTATATGATATTTCAATTAGTTACCGCCTGTTACCTACTGAAAGATAGATGAATAAGCATGCATAACCTGCTACAGGCGCAAGAGATTTTCTTGGGGTTGAAACTCATCCTGGATAAGCGACAACATCTGGTCGCATATGAATTGCTGTTTAGTAGCGGCGAGCTGAATGCGGTGCATTTTCTCGACAATACGCAGGCCACTTCACAGGCAATCAACGATGCTTTCAGCCAGTTTGAAATTGGAGAGGCCCTGGCGGTATATGAGTGTTTAATCAAGGTGAGGCAAGAGTTGCTGATGAGCGATGCGATTGAAATCCTGTCGCAACACCGGGTCACACTGGAGCTGTTGGAAACCGGGGTTGTCGATCTTCCGCTGATTGAGCGCTGTCGGGAACTTAAAGAGATGGGTTTTGATTTGGCGCTGGATGACTATGTCAATGACGGCACTTTCGATCCTCTTCTTGACGTTGTGGATATTGTAAAAATAGATATTACGCTACAGGATTGGCCGTCGACTCTGGGGATTGTCAACAAGCTCAGAAATTACCCGGTAAGGCTTCTGGCAGAGAAGGTCGAGAGCCATGAGCAGTATCTTCAGTGTGCAGAGGCCGGATTCGATTTGTTTCAGGGTTATTACTTTGCGCGCCCCAATTTGGCTATAGGCAAGTGCACCCTTCCTAATCAGGCGATCATGCTCAAATTGCTGGGGCTCATTCTGACCGATGCCCCCGATCATGAAATCGAGCAGGTCCTGAAACAGGATGCCGGCTTGAGTCTTAAGCTATTGCGCTTGGTTAATTCAGTATCGATGGGGCTGAAAACAAAAATATCATCTTTTAATCAGTCAATTAAAATTGTGGGTCGACGTCAGATGCAACGTTGGCTACAACTGTTGTTATACACCCCGCAACAAGATGACGTGAGTTATAGTCCGCTGTTGCGACTTGCTGCCAGGCGAGGAAAATTGATGGAATCTCTCGCCCAGAAATGCAAAGAAAGTGACCGGGATTTCCATGATCGGGCTTTCATGACGGGCATTTTGTCTTTACTGGATGCTCTCCTGAATAGACCATTGATGGAAGTGATTGATCTGATCAATCCGGCAGACGAAATTGCTGACGCCTTGCTTAATAAATCGGGCAATCTGGGTGGACTGCTTTCTCTGGCAGAAATGACAGAGCAGGGGCGGTTTGATCATGCCGGGGATGTATTGGAAAGTTTGGGGCTGGCAGTACAAGATTTGATGGGCGCGGAAGTGGATGCGTTGCGCTGGTCGAATAGCATCACGACCGAAATGGCCCAATGACGAGGTGCGGTTCCCCATGATGACTAATGGGGGCGAACATTAAGGGGCCAGGGAATTGCGGTTTTCTTGAGGCTGCGAGTACGTAGCCCGGTATCACATTCGTGCGGGTTCGAAGCTCGCGTCCAGATTCAGGTCGTCACAATAATCGAGGAAATTTCCACGCAAAGTGGGAATGTGAACGTCGGCATGAATACCCACCGTCATGGTGACGGAAAACATGGATGTGCCGGTGTGTGGCGCCGGGTACGTGTCGGTCTGGAGTTCCTCGATATTGATGCCGTTCTTGGAGAAGAAAGCGGCCAGGTTGCGAACGATGCCGGGATGATCCATGGCCACCACTTCCACCCTGTAGGGAACCACCGGTTGCGTCCGTTCCCGTTGCTGGGTTCGTTTGTGGATGATAGAGAGCCCTAGCTGATCGCCCAGCGCCCCCATTTGCCCTTCAAGCTTGGAAAGTGCGTTCCATGGACCGGAAAGCAACATGATCAGGGCAAACTGCCCGCCCAACACGGCCATACGGCTTTCTTCGATATTGCATCCGCTCTCGGCGATCTTGCTCGAAAGCCGATCGACAAGACCTATTTTGTCTTCGCCGGAAGCGGTGATCGCCAGATAATTATTTTGAGTGTCTATGGTCATGGGTTGCTGAAATGCAAAGGTTGAATGGGCTCCAGTGTAATACCCAAAACGATAATGTGCTAGGGCGTGTTTACGCTAATTTCACGCGAAATTAGCGTAAACACGCCTGGAGAATGGGAGTAGATAAACAACCCCGGCATGCCGGGGCTGTTTATGTTTTCCGCAAGCTTATCTGGCTGGACATTCGATGTTTTCTTGCCAGTGAGTGTGAAACTCGCGAAGCGAGACCTCGTCCCTCTCGCCCTCCGGGAGAGAGCTAGGAGAGAGGGAAACGGTCATGGAGGTTCGCCATGACCGTTGGGGCCAGAGGTCACGCCAGGTTTCGTCAGAAAAATATTTCTTTCGAAATGTTGTTGCGCACGAGAATGTGGCGCAGGGATTGTAGCGCTTCAAGCTGAATCTGGCGTACCCGCTCTCGGGTAATTTCGAGGGTTTCGGCAACCTTTCCCAGGGTGTGGGTTTGATGGCCGTTCAGACCGAAGCGCCGTTCTACCACACAACGCTGTTTGCTTCCCAGTTCATCCAGCCATTGCTGGACGAGCGCCTCAAGCTGAGCCTGCTGCAATTGCACATCTGGCGGCGGGGTGTTTTCGTCGGGAATCGCGTCACTCAGGGAGAGGCTCGGGTCGATATCCAGCGGTGTATCCAGAGATACTATGCGCTCATTCAGGTTCAGCACATAGCGTACATTGCCCACCGGTTTGTCCAGCAAGTGTGCTACCTCTTCCGCGCTGGGTTCATCGCCCTTGTGGGACTCAATGAGACGGAACGCCTTCAGGCAGGTGTTCATTTCCCGGATTACATGCACCGGAATGCGGATGGTACGCGACTGGTTCATGATGGCGCGTTCGATATTCTGCCGTATCCACCAGGTGGCGTAGGTGGAAAAGCGGAAACCCCGTTCCGGATCAAATTTTTCCAGGGCGTGTATGAGTCCCAGGTTGCCTTCCTCGATCAGGTCCAGCAACGCCATGCCACGGTTGATGTAGTGTTTTGCGATACTGACTACCAGGCGAAGGTTACATTCGATCATGCGCTGGCGAGCATTGAAATCGCCCTCTCTGACACGGGTTGCAAGTTCTCGTTCTTCCTTCGCAGTCAAAAGGGGGTTGCGGCCGATCTCATTGAGATAGATCATTGTGGCATCGCCCTGGAATTCGGCGCTGAATGCTTCCGTTCCGGGCGGGAGTTCCGCTAGTTCTTCTGGCGGCTGAGTGGATTCTTCTTCCAGGATGTCCAGAATGCCATCTTCTTCCGGATCTGATTTATTGAGAGTCATCGCGAACATGGTATTTTCCTTATGTCTGTTCGTTCTTTTAGGAAATGCGAAGTGAATTTCCTCAGGATGCACAACCAGTCTACAGAGGAGGGGAAAGACCGGGAATAAGAAGAGTGCGTATTCTGTACTAAGTAGAAATACTTATTTTGTAGTAAGGAAAATGCTTATTTTCGAACCCTGTTTTTGAGACTGCAGTGCGGGCCATTGGCAATGACAATATGATAATTCTCTGTTCAAAACAGATTGGCTGGGGTATTGGGAGGAATGGTCATCGATTCCAATTGCTGCACTGTGGCAGGATTTGGCGTTATCAATTATCGAATTGCTTACAGCCTATTTCACCAAGTCGATGTCGTGAGGAATTGCTATGAAGCTGGGTATTGACCTCGGGGGCACCAAAATCGAGATCATCGCTCTGGATGACGAAGGCGGCGAACTTTTGCGCCGGCGCGTACCCACCCCTCAGGACGATTACTCCGGCACGTTGCGGGCGATTGCCGATCTGGTGCATCAGGCGGAAGCCGCACTCGGACAGGCTGGAACGGTCGGTATCGGTACGCCGGGTGCCATTTCCAGGTCCACCGGCCTGCTCAAGAATTCCAATTCCGTGCACCTCAACGGCCAGCCGATTGTTCATGACCTGGAGTCCTTGCTGCAGCGCAAGCTGCGGATCAGCAATGATGCCAACTGCTTTGCCCTCTCGGAAGCCACGGATGGCGCCGCTGCCGGTGCCGCGGTGGTATTCGGGGTGATCGTCGGGACAGGCACCGGTGCTGGCATCGTCGTTAACGGCCATATCCTGACCGGCGCCAATGGCATCGCCGGCGAGTGGGGGCACAACCCTCTACCCTGGCCAGAAGGCGCGGAGCTTCCAGGGCCGGCCTGCTACTGTGGGCAGCACGGCTGCATCGAGACCTTTCTTTCCGGGCCGGGGATGTCGGCAGATCATCAGCGTGTCAGCGGTAAGAAACTTGACGCCGCAACCATCGCGGCGCGGGCGGCGGGCGGTGATGCCGCGTGCGAACTGACCTTGCAGCGCTATGAAAACCGCCTGGCACGCTCGCTGGCTCACGTGATCAATATTCTCGACCCCGATGTCATCGTGCTGGGTGGCGGCATGTCGAACATCGAGCGCCTGTACCAGAATGTGCCCGGGATTTGGGGGCGCTATGTGTTTTCCGATCGGGTGGATACCCGGCTGGTGCGCAACCAGTTCGGCGATTCTAGCGGCGTGCGCGGTGCCGCCTGGTTGTGGGAATAACGTAGAGAACAGTGCTTGACTAGGCAGGACTTGACTGGCGAACGATCGTTCACTACACTTCAACCCATGTCGAACGATCGTTCTTACCTGGACCAGCTCCAGGACTACTATGCCCAGCATCGGATCTTGCCTTCCTACGCTACCATGGCCGGATTGCTTGGCCTCAAGTCGAAATCCTCGGTGGCGGCGTTGGTTGCACGCCTGAAGTTGCAGGACTTTCTCGAAGTGACGCCGGACAAGCGGCTCAAGCCGGGCGGCAGGTTCTTCGAACGCCTGCTCGCGGACAGTGTGCGAGCCGGTTTCCCCAGCCCGGCCAACGATACCCAGCACGATATGCTGACCATCGACGAATACCTGGTTGAGCGACCCTCGCAAACCGTGCTGGTGACGGTCAAGGGGGATTCCATGATCGATGCCGGCATCCATCCCGGCGACATCGTGGCGGTGGAGAAGAAGCAGTCTGCCAATGTCGGAGATATTGTCGTCGCCATCGTCGATAACGAATTCACCCTCAAATATCTGGAACGGGAAAAGGGCCAGTTTGTTCTGCGGCCGGCCAATCCGGCCTACCCGATTATCCGTCCGACCGGATCGCTGGAGATTTTCGGCGTGGTGGTTGGGTTGGTCAGAAAATATAAGTGAAGGTGAGTGGTGAGTGGTGAGGAGAAAAAACAATCCATCGCTACGCCGCTTTTGACTTTACCCCTCACCCATTACCATGCTCGTTACCGACTGGCCTCATGCCATCGCCCATGTCGACGCCGACTGTTTCTATGCTTCCTGCGAGCTGGCGCGCCGTCCTGATCTGAGAAACCGTCCGGTGTGCGTCCTTTCCAGCCAGGACGCCTGCGTGGTGGCCAAGACCTACGATGCCAAGGCGGCCGGAATCAGTACCGGCATGCCGGTGTGGGAGGCGAAAAAGCGGCTTCCCCAGGCCGAGTATATCCCCGCCGATTTCGGCTATTACGGCCAGATGTCGGACAAGCTGTTCGCCATTCTCGCCCGGTTCTCTCCCGAAATTGAAGTCTATTCCATCGACGAGGGCTTCATCGACCTGCACGGCCTGCGCAGCTTGTGGCGCAAGGGTTACGGCGAGATTGCCAATGCCATGCGGGAAGCGGTCAGACGCGAAACTGGCATCACCGTTTCGGTCGGCGTTTCCGTCACCAAAACCTTGGCCAAAATCGCTTCCGAGTTCAATAAGCCGGACGGCACAACCATCGTGCCGGGGCGGCGCATTGCCGAATTCCTGGCCCGCGTCAAAGCCCGGGATATTCCCGGCATCGGCGCCAACCGCGAAGCCCTGCTCGACAAGTTCGGGATAGCCACCGCCCTGCAATTCATCGAAGCCGATGAAGCGCTGATCAGCAAGCTGATGGGGCGATCTGGAACCGACCTGCGGCACGAGCTGCGCGGTGAGAGGGTGTTTGCGCTGGAGCTGGAACCCCGTCTGCCGAAAAGCATTGCCCGCACCGCCTCCCTGGGGGAGATCATCGCCAGCCGTGAAACGCTGGCCGCCCACCTGACCCATCACACCACTCGCGTGGCGACAGAACTGGTGACGAAACGCTACATGGCGGCGAAACTGGCAGTGTTCCTGCGCCTGAAATCGTTTGATAGCGCCAGCGTGGAAATCAGGCTCGACTACCAGACCAGTAGCTATTTTGCCTTGTCCAGGGTAGTGCAGGCGGCGCTGGAGCGGCTTTACCAGCCCGGCCAGCTGTACCGCGGCTGCGGGGTGATTGCGTCGGAGATCCGGTTCGCCGCCAGTGTGACTTTCGATCTTTTCGGCGTCATGGAACAGGATGGACGGCAGGGCACGCTGCTGGAAACGATGGACGAAATCAACGGCAAGTACGGTAGCGGCACCGTGCGGATG
Proteins encoded:
- the istA gene encoding IS21 family transposase, yielding MHGNHRQDTPHKIKGESISAIARDLNLSRNTVKKYLNAEVDPVYQRERQPAPKLGELQPVLETWLEQDSQRPKRERRTAQRLFEDLQREGYAGAYDSVQRLVKHWKTQRPGASQDAFVPLVFAAGDACQFDWSHEHVILGGVAQVVKLAHFRLSHSRQMFLAAYPRESQEMVFDAHNRAFAFFGGVPVRMIYDNPKTIVESIFSGKDRQFNRRFLALASHYLFEPVACTPASGWEKEQVENQVGNVREWLFTPILRFDALAELNAWLETRCTELANRPHPTWKERPIAEVFAEEQPRLRPITMPFDGYFEQTLRVSSTCLVSYDRNRYSVPAEHAGQRISLRANANRIRVVADGKLIAEHARHFGRERLILDPWHYLSVLEKKPGALRNGAPFQDWALPAAIGAVKDKLLKSPQGDRAFVEVLLAMRQYGADMVTVACELALEEGIVTTPVILNHMHRLLSPAKPEPITVSTALMLAIEPVADCTRYDSLRGGVPCWLN
- the dndD gene encoding DNA sulfur modification protein DndD, which produces MLIKKLTLCDFGLFQGQHEIDLAPRQKYGATRPIVLFGGLNGAGKTTILTAIRLAIYGRQAIGYGTTQKAYEEYLNSKIHRVRNALVEPSGAHVILEFIYYKLGTPIKYEVRRSWVISGKQIKETLTIFQDGKVISDFTSEQCQAFLNELIPLGVSDLFFFDGEKIASLAEDGGDVALRDAIRKLLGLDIIERLKSDLHLYVRRQTNNALPEDSKAQLEQLDTEYKQAKERIQEAERKAAQEIRHKIAESEAQLYKLEESLASKGGAWAVSRGTLKNRREQLITKKKALEAEVRDALNELYPLSLASKLLSQLNSQINLERQFKEWDVIATAITQRIETLKTTVKKYVPEVSNTQAIQEINHLFQDLTVRPDDLKNVKLVHDLSSKDYGQLEAWIHGALTTAVAEMKARKTKLHQVDEELANISVQIDRAPDESALKADLDAIKKKNTEIVTLKVEHNHVLEQGRRETWKAIELVRKMRKLEEALEQGSDENVGVLLAKNSREVLADFSSEMTKRKIEKLEQEFAATFSRLARKDDAIVSAKIDPANFEVHLSNKKGQSIPKNDLSAGEKQIYAIAMLEALAHTSGRKLPIIIDTPLGRLDSHHRGKLVDNYFPRASHQVIILSTDTEVDAKFYQGLSSHISHSYHIRYDAIEGCSSLEEGYFWKSLDNEEGAHVA
- the dndC gene encoding DNA phosphorothioation system sulfurtransferase DndC yields the protein MNGQAKVIPISKSVKEQTIAGRPIADLLQEIQTIYKADTRPWVVGYSGGKDSSAILQLVYLALQGLSPEERTKDVYVVSSDTLVETPVVVGIITSTLSKINNAAKQKGLPIYGEQVYPAMDETFWVNLIGKGYPAPTRQFRWCTERMKINPVSQFILGKVAKFGEVVVVLGSRLAESNSRAQVMRKHKIEGRRLSKHSSLPSAYVYTPIEDWSADDVWEFLLTGKAPWGGDHQALFELYKDSNAGECPLVIDTSTPSCGNSRFGCWVCTVVTKDKAMDGLIESGHDWLKPLQRFRNKIYDTTLPENKNTFRNFKRRTGKITSTPTRVEGVAEDIKHIPGPYWLSFRKELLKDLLEAQKLVQQTDPDIQLITKEELEEIRKKWVQDPNEPDWEDSLPSIYREIIGKDLDWATSDAGAFTKLDADLLAELEDKHKVPAALIMKLIELELSMDGLSKRSAIFDRIGTILKQDWGTFEEIMAKHRVCTKTMSHLDNEEEQLKKQYEEFESLKFHAD
- a CDS encoding HIT family protein codes for the protein MGCPFCKPEEVVLSSELAYVKVDKFPVSPGHLLIVPKRHEANYFDLSQEEQHAIISLIGEAKTYLEHLRKPDGYNIGINIGTPAGQTVMHAHCHLIPRYFGDLEDPRGGVRGVILDKRIY
- the dndE gene encoding DNA sulfur modification protein DndE, producing MLPNRLHISKHATDTLKQIKGRTGVTPNILCRMALTLSLEEGHEPNPDTVDLTGQEFNLATLLGDAALVYESLLKQAHGDLTPKQAQQMLAGHIDNGVGKIKHAKNVGDLI